Proteins encoded by one window of Ignavibacteriales bacterium:
- a CDS encoding HAMP domain-containing sensor histidine kinase yields MYQRRDILWPGLGRRRIDLVTFKIASFKLSKKEFSIIKKIDLCAQMLELNDIEQLMKFMDEKISGKILVINLTEDINVNLIFEKTKEIKSNDSIQIVFIHSNLITVEINLFKGYSNIHFINKKAADYIIYLLTKIYALYENIKLNIQSNKIKNLISYYEEARKEINQEIKINKFLNKSFKEIDSLFIAVIRSENIPGIYSINTSAGLIKMDFELITKKYINELDEALTKNESLFVSEELLPGLTNNIRTSYNGKILYYVTKFILNGVYSYIIYVFPKDDMVKCFISSYELCSREIFHLMRHITVQQEYENLKTLTQIENIHREKDDVLYDVIKILNNFFNANGISILEVVKEENNKLYFRKIYKHYERGIETEYFSSNNCLTYHCIKNNKAFFITKTFDDLTCEAIQFNPNNISFENWEKVKLNFIITPKTIEDEKSVMYYPLIKSGINIGAIKVGNFNEINAFGIEQLLALRIFSEPISNLLANIRSISEIFQKLEIKQKMVERADSLFFYREVSLRIFHELGNHVYTIGSELMLLDALAGQPNSKKEELEEQIKNFKILLNLCSGLVKQAQERGKTLKPISQKILFVENVVRPAIKYIEDRLIRTNISIKHSLTNEDYLVIIDKNLAYESLINLFNNSIKAIKENKLSPKKEIFVAVRKLVESKMLRIEISDTGVGIEAQILPSLFNEFFTTWPDGTGLGLFYARKLIQYFNGSIKFIKSVPGKEAVLEILLPICEE; encoded by the coding sequence TTGTACCAAAGAAGAGATATTTTATGGCCTGGTCTAGGTAGAAGGAGAATTGATTTGGTTACCTTTAAAATAGCATCATTTAAACTCAGTAAAAAAGAATTTTCAATTATTAAAAAAATAGATCTCTGTGCTCAAATGCTGGAATTAAATGATATTGAACAGCTCATGAAGTTTATGGATGAAAAAATTAGTGGGAAAATACTAGTAATTAATCTTACAGAGGATATAAATGTTAATTTAATTTTCGAAAAAACAAAAGAAATAAAGAGTAATGATTCAATTCAGATAGTGTTTATTCATAGTAATTTGATAACAGTTGAGATCAATTTATTTAAAGGTTATAGCAATATACATTTTATTAATAAAAAAGCAGCAGATTATATAATTTATTTACTAACCAAAATTTATGCTTTATATGAAAATATCAAATTAAATATTCAATCAAATAAAATAAAAAATTTAATTTCTTATTATGAAGAAGCCCGTAAAGAAATAAATCAAGAAATTAAAATCAACAAATTCTTAAATAAATCTTTTAAAGAAATTGATTCTTTGTTTATTGCTGTTATTAGAAGCGAAAATATTCCCGGAATATATTCCATTAATACCAGTGCAGGTTTAATAAAAATGGATTTTGAATTAATAACAAAAAAATATATAAATGAATTAGATGAAGCATTAACAAAAAATGAAAGTTTATTTGTTAGTGAGGAATTATTACCGGGATTAACAAATAATATTAGAACTAGTTATAATGGAAAAATTTTGTACTATGTTACAAAATTTATTCTTAATGGTGTTTATAGCTATATAATTTATGTATTCCCAAAAGATGATATGGTCAAATGTTTTATAAGTTCTTATGAATTATGTTCTCGAGAAATATTCCATCTTATGAGACATATTACGGTGCAACAAGAATATGAAAATTTAAAAACCTTAACACAAATCGAAAATATTCATAGAGAAAAGGATGATGTTCTTTATGATGTAATTAAAATATTAAATAATTTTTTTAATGCTAACGGAATTTCAATTTTAGAAGTTGTAAAAGAAGAGAATAATAAACTTTATTTTAGGAAAATCTATAAACATTATGAAAGAGGGATTGAAACAGAATATTTCAGTTCGAATAATTGTCTAACATATCATTGTATAAAAAACAACAAAGCTTTTTTTATTACTAAGACATTTGATGACTTAACCTGTGAAGCTATTCAATTCAATCCAAACAATATTTCATTTGAAAATTGGGAAAAAGTAAAATTAAATTTCATTATTACTCCAAAGACTATTGAAGATGAAAAAAGTGTAATGTATTACCCATTAATTAAAAGTGGAATAAATATAGGGGCAATTAAAGTTGGTAATTTTAATGAAATTAATGCTTTCGGTATTGAACAGTTACTTGCATTAAGAATCTTTAGTGAACCAATAAGTAATTTATTAGCAAATATTAGATCTATTTCAGAAATATTTCAAAAATTAGAAATCAAACAAAAGATGGTAGAAAGAGCTGATAGTTTGTTTTTCTATAGAGAAGTATCATTAAGAATTTTCCATGAGTTAGGAAATCATGTTTATACAATAGGATCTGAGTTAATGCTTTTAGATGCTTTAGCAGGACAACCAAATAGTAAAAAAGAAGAACTAGAAGAACAAATAAAAAACTTTAAAATATTATTGAATTTATGTTCAGGTCTTGTTAAGCAAGCACAAGAAAGAGGAAAAACATTAAAACCAATTTCGCAAAAAATATTATTCGTCGAAAATGTCGTGCGACCTGCAATAAAGTATATAGAAGATAGACTTATTCGAACAAATATTAGTATTAAGCATTCGTTGACAAATGAAGATTATTTAGTAATTATTGATAAAAATTTAGCATACGAAAGTCTAATTAATTTATTTAATAATTCTATTAAAGCTATTAAAGAAAATAAATTATCTCCTAAGAAAGAAATATTTGTAGCAGTTAGGAAACTTGTTGAATCAAAAATGCTTCGAATTGAAATAAGTGATACGGGTGTAGGAATTGAGGCTCAAATATTACCTTCATTATTTAATGAATTCTTTACTACTTGGCCAGATGGAACTGGTTTAGGTTTGTTTTATGCGCGGAAATTGATACAATATTTTAATGGATCCATTAAATTTATTAAATCTGTACCAGGTAAAGAAGCAGTCTTAGAAATATTATTACCAATATGTGAGGAATAA
- the atpD gene encoding F0F1 ATP synthase subunit beta produces the protein MSNMEGQIVQVIGPVVDIDFQEGYLPSINNAVKIPRKTVEGKDEILIVEVQQHLGENRIRAVAMDSTDGLVRGTKAFDTGGPITVPVGPETLGRLINVIGDGIDGLGTEIKTKLRYPIHRPSPKFKNLSTNQEMFETGIKVIDLLEPYTRGGKTGLFGGAGVGKTVIIQELIHNIAQEHGGYSVFSGVGERTREGNDLWLEMKESGVLAKTVLVFGQMNEPPGARLRVGLTALTMAEYFRDEEGRDVLLFIDNIFRFTQAGSEVSALLGRMPSAVGYQPNLATEMGALQERITSTDKGSITSVQAIYVPADDLTDPAPAAAFSHLDATTVLSRRISELGIYPAVDPLDSTSRILEPGIVGDEHYQTAKKVKEILQAYKDLQDIINILGMDELSEDDKITVRRARRIERFLSQPFHVAEQFLGYKGKYVKLQDTIKSFQAIINGDCDELPEQAFMYVGTIEEAFEKAKTLK, from the coding sequence ATGAGCAATATGGAAGGTCAAATAGTTCAGGTTATAGGTCCTGTAGTTGATATCGATTTTCAGGAAGGTTATTTACCAAGTATAAATAATGCAGTTAAAATTCCACGCAAAACTGTAGAAGGAAAAGATGAAATTTTAATTGTTGAGGTTCAACAGCATCTTGGCGAAAACCGCATTCGCGCAGTGGCAATGGATAGCACCGATGGTTTAGTTAGAGGAACAAAAGCATTTGATACAGGCGGACCAATTACAGTACCCGTGGGACCAGAAACTTTAGGCAGGTTGATAAATGTAATCGGTGATGGAATTGATGGCTTAGGAACTGAAATAAAGACTAAATTAAGATACCCAATACATCGTCCTTCTCCAAAGTTTAAAAATCTTTCTACCAACCAAGAAATGTTTGAAACCGGAATTAAGGTTATTGATCTTCTTGAACCTTATACGCGTGGTGGTAAAACAGGATTGTTTGGTGGTGCTGGAGTAGGAAAGACAGTAATTATTCAAGAGCTAATCCATAACATAGCACAGGAGCATGGTGGTTATTCTGTATTTTCCGGTGTTGGTGAAAGAACACGCGAAGGAAATGATCTTTGGCTTGAAATGAAAGAATCCGGAGTTTTAGCTAAAACAGTTTTGGTTTTTGGTCAGATGAATGAACCACCGGGAGCAAGATTACGTGTTGGCTTAACTGCTCTTACCATGGCAGAATATTTTCGCGATGAAGAGGGAAGAGACGTACTATTATTTATTGATAACATTTTCCGATTCACGCAGGCTGGTTCTGAAGTTAGTGCATTGCTTGGTCGTATGCCATCTGCAGTGGGTTATCAGCCTAATCTTGCCACTGAAATGGGCGCATTGCAGGAAAGGATCACTTCAACTGATAAAGGCTCTATTACATCAGTGCAGGCTATTTACGTACCTGCTGATGATTTAACTGATCCAGCACCTGCTGCAGCTTTTTCTCACCTTGATGCAACAACAGTTTTAAGCCGCCGTATTTCTGAATTAGGAATTTATCCAGCGGTTGATCCACTCGATTCCACTTCAAGAATTCTTGAACCAGGAATTGTTGGTGATGAACATTATCAGACTGCAAAAAAAGTAAAAGAAATTCTACAAGCTTATAAAGATTTGCAGGATATCATCAACATACTAGGAATGGATGAATTATCTGAAGACGATAAAATAACTGTTAGACGAGCAAGAAGGATTGAGAGATTTTTAAGTCAGCCATTCCATGTTGCTGAACAGTTTCTTGGCTATAAAGGAAAATATGTAAAACTTCAGGATACAATTAAAAGCTTCCAGGCTATCATCAATGGCGATTGTGATGAACTACCCGAACAGGCATTTATGTATGTTGGAACTATAGAAGAAGCTTTCGAAAAAGCAAAGACGCTTAAATAG
- a CDS encoding LON peptidase substrate-binding domain-containing protein has translation MQKIFLFPLQLVIFPGSFYPLHIFEERYKRMINLCLETNKGFGIIVKVGEENAKVGSYVEISQVIKKYADGKMDIIVKGIRRFVIVSVSLHDDGYLIANTHPYYDINFEISKKLVEEIYNKFVALINKSELKLDQSFWTSLSHAPIKSFKIAEKTGLTLEQQQELLLIQDESLRLNVLKEHLEKLEKRISESKTIKEIIMRDGFLN, from the coding sequence ATGCAAAAGATATTTTTATTTCCACTTCAGCTTGTAATTTTTCCCGGGTCTTTTTATCCCCTTCACATTTTTGAAGAGCGGTATAAAAGGATGATTAATTTATGTCTTGAGACTAACAAGGGATTTGGAATTATTGTAAAAGTTGGAGAAGAAAATGCTAAAGTTGGTTCTTATGTTGAGATTTCCCAAGTGATAAAAAAATATGCTGATGGAAAAATGGATATTATTGTAAAGGGTATTAGAAGGTTTGTAATTGTATCAGTTTCCTTGCACGATGATGGTTATTTAATTGCCAACACTCATCCATATTATGATATTAATTTTGAAATAAGCAAAAAATTGGTGGAAGAAATTTATAATAAATTTGTTGCTCTTATAAATAAAAGTGAATTGAAATTGGATCAATCATTCTGGACAAGTTTATCACATGCACCGATTAAATCATTTAAAATTGCAGAGAAGACTGGCTTAACACTGGAACAGCAGCAAGAATTATTACTAATACAGGATGAATCTTTAAGATTGAATGTTCTAAAAGAGCATCTGGAAAAATTGGAAAAACGTATATCTGAGAGTAAAACAATTAAAGAAATTATAATGAGGGATGGGTTTTTAAATTAA
- a CDS encoding phage Gp37/Gp68 family protein — MAQKSSIEWTESTWNPITGCNKISSGCKFCYAERMAKRLKAMGSPNYEKGFKLTLQEQVLELPLSWKKPQTIFVNSMSDLFHKNVPVEFIQKMFDVMNKAYWHRFQILTKRSDRLWELNKKLTWAENIWMGVSVENQDYTFRIDDLRKTEAQTKFLSIEPLIGPITKLNLKNIDWVIVGGESGPSARPMEEEWVVTIKDKCNRANVPFFFKQWGGVNKKKNGRLLEGRTWDEMPGIKKAA; from the coding sequence ATGGCACAAAAATCTTCTATAGAATGGACTGAATCAACCTGGAATCCAATAACAGGCTGCAATAAAATTAGTTCCGGCTGCAAGTTTTGTTATGCTGAGCGCATGGCAAAACGCTTGAAAGCTATGGGCTCTCCTAATTACGAAAAGGGATTTAAGTTAACTTTACAAGAACAGGTTTTAGAACTACCCTTATCCTGGAAAAAACCACAGACTATTTTTGTTAACTCAATGAGTGATCTTTTTCATAAAAATGTGCCAGTTGAATTTATACAAAAAATGTTTGATGTAATGAATAAAGCTTATTGGCATCGCTTCCAGATTCTAACAAAACGTTCCGATAGATTATGGGAATTAAATAAAAAATTAACCTGGGCAGAAAATATATGGATGGGAGTAAGTGTAGAAAACCAGGATTATACTTTTAGAATTGATGATTTAAGAAAGACAGAAGCACAAACGAAGTTTTTATCAATTGAACCATTGATTGGACCAATTACAAAATTAAATTTAAAAAATATCGATTGGGTAATTGTTGGAGGGGAATCAGGTCCCAGTGCGAGACCGATGGAAGAGGAATGGGTAGTAACTATAAAAGATAAATGCAATAGAGCCAATGTGCCTTTCTTCTTCAAGCAATGGGGCGGTGTAAATAAAAAGAAGAATGGACGATTGCTTGAAGGAAGAACCTGGGATGAAATGCCGGGAATAAAAAAAGCCGCTTAA
- a CDS encoding iron-sulfur cluster assembly accessory protein yields MSEVTIQANEINVTSKALDQIRRIKEENSIPDDQGLRIGVKGGGCSGLSYSMGFDTTVKDGDKIIQFEELKLLVDGKSLFYLTGTELDFSDGLNGKGFVFNNPNAAKTCGCGQSFGV; encoded by the coding sequence ATGTCGGAAGTAACAATTCAAGCTAATGAAATTAACGTAACTTCTAAAGCATTGGACCAGATAAGAAGAATTAAAGAAGAGAACAGCATTCCTGATGACCAGGGATTGCGCATTGGTGTAAAAGGCGGCGGTTGTAGTGGATTATCTTATTCGATGGGATTTGATACAACAGTAAAAGATGGTGATAAGATAATTCAGTTTGAAGAGCTCAAATTATTAGTAGATGGTAAAAGTCTTTTTTATTTAACGGGCACTGAACTGGACTTTTCTGATGGATTAAATGGAAAAGGATTTGTATTCAACAATCCAAATGCTGCTAAAACCTGTGGATGCGGACAGTCATTCGGTGTTTAG
- a CDS encoding N-6 DNA methylase, translated as MRDGNDVTPIWKSMPSAKDETPTTYADRLGLLYTSQVTSTHKKNLGQFFTPVEIANYMANLLFNQKAKSKISDPGSSIGVIACSLIENLAKTNKSKDILLINLLN; from the coding sequence ATGAGAGACGGGAATGATGTAACACCAATTTGGAAATCCATGCCTTCGGCAAAAGATGAAACACCTACAACTTATGCTGATAGATTAGGTTTATTATATACTTCACAGGTTACCTCAACTCATAAAAAAAATCTAGGACAGTTTTTTACTCCAGTTGAAATTGCCAATTATATGGCAAATCTTTTATTTAATCAAAAAGCAAAAAGTAAAATCTCAGATCCGGGGAGTAGTATCGGAGTAATAGCTTGTTCATTAATTGAAAATCTTGCTAAAACAAATAAATCAAAAGACATATTATTAATTAATTTATTAAACTGA
- a CDS encoding F0F1 ATP synthase subunit epsilon, whose protein sequence is MKEFQLEVITPEKIVFSGKVKSVSVPGTKGNFQVLFNHAPLMSTLEIGKIKIEIEEGKEYYFATSGGTIEVNKNKVLILAETFESPDNINLERAKEALDRAQKRLLTRKDIDIQRAEGALGRAKNRLDIAAKYKSANA, encoded by the coding sequence ATGAAAGAATTTCAATTAGAAGTAATTACCCCGGAAAAAATTGTTTTTTCCGGAAAAGTAAAATCAGTATCTGTTCCCGGTACCAAGGGTAATTTCCAGGTTCTGTTTAATCATGCACCTTTAATGAGTACTTTGGAAATTGGAAAAATTAAAATTGAAATTGAAGAGGGAAAGGAATATTATTTTGCAACAAGCGGTGGTACAATTGAAGTGAATAAAAATAAAGTTCTTATCCTTGCAGAAACTTTTGAAAGTCCGGATAATATTAATTTGGAAAGAGCCAAAGAAGCCTTAGATCGTGCTCAAAAAAGATTGCTTACAAGGAAAGATATTGATATTCAACGTGCAGAAGGGGCATTAGGACGTGCCAAAAACCGGCTTGATATTGCTGCTAAATATAAAAGTGCGAATGCTTAA
- a CDS encoding phospholipase D-like domain-containing protein, which translates to MKIKILALFISLISILYSQDLVPIANLKNNNSNGIPIDLDKVFKVTGVVTSSNQLGTAGPATIQDNSGAMAVYGSSFANEVKIGDSVTVISTLTQYNGLAELNFTKAGSSYLKHKSNVHFDTLIVTLSQIKNQQWNGYEEFESQIVRVNNATISGTGNFEGNKTYTISDATGSLVIYSDKDVTTLVGTPIPSGSVDLIGVVGQYLVNQPYNSGYQIIPRFRQDIIDDGRPIIMNSVVAAKIDSTSFSVYFSTARNGNSKVKYGLTTLLELDSVVVNEDTTQHSVAIINLKPLTKYYFKVYSTNAAGTSESSLQSASTSSSNPQTGTINVYFNFDVDTTVAIVGNKANGNINFAAKLLNRINSATSSIDMAVYSFFGLNDIATAIINAKNRGVKVRIVYDNRTTQSSMQLLLNAGIKMSQRPAIDGLMHNKFFIFDERDDNPNNDWVWTGSWNVTSNELAWKNSALEINDPTLASAYTTEFEEMWGSNGDVPNAATAKFGPFKSDNTIHSFNIGGREVYLYFSPSDQTESRIVNAMQTADTSIFFAQMTFTSNSIFYAIRDANQSKAKDVRGIIDNINDSGSEYTNLKTFAEVFDYNQSATLHHKYGIVDASLTKSDPIVITGSHNWSASANEKNDENTLIIHDALIANQYLQEFKKRYNELGGTTRFVVPVITDVDAGKAGNIPDDFILFQNFPNPFNPVTTISFYLPSSGEIDLSVFNMLGEKVATVYSGYSQKGKNVMDFNASNPSDSKASLSSGIYFFKLTYQNKFQAKKFVVLK; encoded by the coding sequence TTGAAGATTAAAATCTTAGCACTCTTTATTTCTCTTATTTCAATTCTTTATTCCCAGGACTTAGTTCCAATTGCAAATCTAAAAAACAATAATTCCAACGGTATTCCTATTGATTTAGATAAGGTGTTTAAAGTTACCGGTGTTGTAACTTCGTCAAATCAACTTGGAACTGCCGGACCAGCGACTATACAGGATAACTCCGGAGCTATGGCAGTTTATGGAAGTAGTTTTGCAAATGAAGTAAAGATAGGAGATTCAGTAACTGTTATTTCTACTTTAACACAATATAATGGTTTGGCGGAATTAAACTTCACTAAGGCTGGTTCATCTTATCTTAAACATAAATCAAATGTTCATTTCGATACTCTCATCGTTACATTATCCCAAATTAAAAACCAGCAATGGAATGGATATGAGGAATTTGAAAGCCAGATTGTGCGCGTTAATAATGCTACTATTTCAGGTACCGGTAATTTTGAAGGAAATAAAACTTATACAATAAGTGATGCTACCGGTTCATTAGTTATTTATTCCGATAAGGATGTTACTACGCTTGTTGGAACACCAATACCATCTGGTTCAGTTGACTTAATTGGAGTTGTTGGACAATATCTTGTAAATCAACCATACAATTCAGGATATCAAATAATTCCAAGATTCAGGCAAGATATTATTGATGATGGTAGACCAATAATAATGAATTCTGTTGTAGCTGCTAAAATTGATTCAACTTCATTTTCAGTATATTTTTCCACTGCCAGGAATGGAAACAGCAAAGTTAAATATGGATTAACAACTTTACTGGAATTGGATTCCGTGGTTGTAAATGAAGATACAACTCAACATTCGGTAGCAATAATCAATCTTAAACCATTAACAAAATATTATTTTAAGGTATACTCAACTAATGCTGCCGGAACAAGTGAAAGCAGTTTGCAAAGCGCCAGTACATCATCTTCTAATCCACAGACTGGGACTATAAACGTTTATTTTAATTTTGATGTAGATACAACAGTTGCAATAGTTGGAAACAAGGCAAATGGAAACATTAATTTTGCAGCCAAACTTTTAAATAGAATAAATTCTGCAACATCATCAATTGATATGGCAGTTTATAGCTTTTTTGGATTGAATGATATTGCGACTGCTATAATCAATGCAAAGAACCGAGGCGTTAAAGTTAGAATTGTTTACGATAACCGAACAACCCAATCTTCTATGCAATTGCTTTTAAATGCAGGAATAAAGATGAGTCAGCGCCCGGCGATTGACGGTTTAATGCATAACAAATTTTTTATTTTTGATGAGCGGGATGATAACCCAAATAATGATTGGGTGTGGACAGGTTCCTGGAATGTTACTTCAAACGAATTAGCATGGAAAAACAGTGCCTTGGAAATAAATGATCCAACTTTGGCTTCTGCGTACACAACTGAGTTTGAAGAAATGTGGGGAAGCAATGGAGATGTTCCAAATGCTGCAACTGCTAAATTTGGTCCTTTTAAAAGTGATAATACAATTCATTCTTTCAATATTGGTGGAAGAGAAGTTTATTTATATTTCAGTCCATCAGATCAAACAGAATCCAGGATTGTAAATGCTATGCAAACTGCGGATACTTCAATCTTCTTTGCACAAATGACGTTTACAAGCAACAGCATTTTTTACGCGATCAGAGATGCAAATCAAAGCAAAGCTAAAGATGTTAGAGGAATAATTGATAATATTAACGACAGTGGTTCAGAATACACCAATCTGAAAACATTCGCAGAAGTATTTGATTATAACCAATCAGCCACTCTTCATCATAAGTATGGAATAGTTGATGCTTCCCTAACTAAATCAGATCCAATTGTAATTACTGGTTCACATAATTGGTCCGCTTCAGCTAATGAAAAAAATGATGAGAACACTTTAATTATTCATGATGCATTAATTGCAAACCAGTATCTGCAGGAATTTAAGAAAAGATATAATGAGCTTGGCGGAACAACACGATTTGTTGTTCCAGTAATAACAGATGTTGATGCAGGAAAAGCTGGTAACATTCCGGATGATTTCATTCTCTTCCAGAATTTCCCAAATCCTTTTAATCCGGTTACTACAATTTCTTTTTATCTGCCATCAAGTGGAGAAATTGACTTATCTGTTTTTAATATGCTTGGTGAAAAGGTAGCAACTGTTTATTCCGGGTATTCTCAAAAAGGTAAGAATGTAATGGATTTTAATGCTTCAAATCCCTCTGATAGTAAAGCAAGTCTTTCAAGCGGTATATATTTCTTTAAACTTACGTATCAAAACAAATTTCAGGCGAAAAAATTTGTAGTTCTTAAATAA
- a CDS encoding cysteine desulfurase family protein, whose protein sequence is MFRSFYKRNKSSSKDHSFGWIAEEAVKNSREIIADFINAKPNEIIFTSGTTESNNQIIFGLAENYGHLKNHFIATQIEHPSVLEPLKILQRKGFSVTLLSVDEYGRINLDELRSAITEKTLLVSIMTANNEIGTIQPIKEIGEICKENNVLFHTDAAQAIGKIDFDVNKFNVDFTSFSAHKNYGPKGVGALFIKDKNPKIKLAPLLYGGGQENNNRPGTLNVPGIVGFGKCIEISKQVMPEESKRIKKLRDKLLKSITSETDDVHLNGHPVERLPNNLSLSFGKININSLILQLKDIAYSTGSACASGESEPSYVLKAIGVKKELLHSTFRFGLGRSTTEEEIDFCISKISGAINNIKLQMIH, encoded by the coding sequence ATTTTCAGAAGTTTCTATAAAAGAAACAAAAGTTCAAGTAAAGATCATTCCTTTGGCTGGATTGCAGAGGAAGCAGTAAAAAACTCACGGGAAATTATTGCTGACTTTATTAATGCAAAACCAAATGAAATAATTTTTACTTCCGGAACCACGGAATCTAATAATCAGATAATATTTGGACTTGCAGAAAACTATGGACATTTAAAGAATCATTTTATTGCTACACAAATTGAACATCCTTCTGTCCTGGAACCGCTTAAAATTTTACAGCGAAAAGGTTTTTCCGTTACCTTGCTTTCAGTTGATGAGTATGGCAGAATAAATTTAGATGAGTTGAGATCTGCCATTACAGAAAAAACATTGCTCGTTTCCATTATGACGGCAAATAATGAGATTGGTACAATTCAACCGATTAAAGAAATTGGAGAAATCTGTAAAGAAAATAATGTCTTATTCCATACTGATGCAGCGCAGGCAATTGGTAAAATAGATTTTGATGTAAATAAATTTAATGTTGACTTTACTTCTTTCAGCGCACATAAAAATTATGGACCAAAAGGCGTAGGGGCATTATTCATTAAAGATAAAAATCCTAAAATTAAATTAGCTCCGCTTTTGTACGGAGGCGGGCAGGAAAATAACAATCGACCAGGAACTTTGAATGTACCCGGTATTGTTGGATTTGGGAAATGCATCGAAATATCAAAACAAGTTATGCCGGAAGAAAGCAAACGAATTAAAAAACTGCGTGACAAATTATTAAAAAGTATTACTTCCGAAACTGATGATGTGCATTTAAATGGTCATCCGGTTGAAAGATTACCCAATAATCTTAGTTTAAGTTTTGGGAAAATTAATATCAATTCCTTAATTTTACAGTTGAAAGATATAGCTTATTCAACAGGTTCCGCCTGCGCTTCAGGGGAATCTGAACCCAGTTATGTACTGAAAGCAATTGGGGTAAAAAAGGAACTCCTTCATTCAACTTTTCGTTTTGGTTTAGGTAGATCAACAACTGAAGAAGAGATCGATTTTTGTATAAGTAAAATATCCGGTGCGATTAATAACATAAAGTTACAAATGATCCATTAA
- a CDS encoding superoxide dismutase, whose protein sequence is MSKFELPKLSYEYNALEPYIDKTTMEIHHDKHHAAYVANLNKAVEGSEMEKLSLEELIKSVSKFPVAVRNNGGGHFNHTMFWELLKQNNGGKPSGILGDKINSDFGSFDDFKKKFSDAAIGRFGSGWAWLILKSDGKLEITSTPNQDNPLMDVVEVKGIPILTLDVWEHAYYLKYQNRRPEYVTNFWNVVNWDEVSKRLQTASK, encoded by the coding sequence ATGTCTAAGTTCGAATTACCGAAACTCTCCTATGAATATAATGCATTAGAACCTTATATAGATAAAACAACAATGGAAATCCACCACGATAAACACCACGCTGCTTATGTTGCAAACCTGAACAAAGCTGTTGAAGGAAGTGAAATGGAAAAACTTTCTTTGGAAGAACTTATAAAGTCAGTTTCAAAATTTCCTGTGGCAGTAAGGAATAATGGCGGCGGGCATTTTAACCACACAATGTTCTGGGAATTATTAAAACAAAATAATGGAGGCAAACCTTCTGGTATTTTGGGCGATAAGATAAACTCTGATTTTGGTTCTTTTGATGATTTTAAAAAGAAGTTTTCTGATGCAGCCATTGGTAGATTTGGTTCTGGCTGGGCATGGTTAATTTTAAAAAGTGATGGGAAACTTGAAATAACCTCTACGCCAAACCAGGATAATCCCTTAATGGATGTAGTTGAAGTAAAAGGTATTCCAATTTTAACACTCGATGTTTGGGAGCATGCATATTATCTTAAATATCAAAACAGAAGACCGGAGTATGTTACAAACTTCTGGAATGTTGTAAATTGGGATGAAGTTTCCAAAAGATTGCAAACTGCAAGTAAATAA